One genomic window of Piscinibacter gummiphilus includes the following:
- a CDS encoding Eco57I restriction-modification methylase domain-containing protein: MELFARDELEEAIETLHIATAFFTVDPVVDELLSMVDWPNGGKRLVESSAGDGAFLAAALRKLLAARPEVRDNEISVLMRGYEIHQATAYEARGRLEQILVDHGRSRSAARAVAHDVVIHGDFVKDCPDGPQWDCSIGNPPFWRMAHVPDVLRSVYERTLPSYSLADLLHGFIAKCAATLKHGGELAFVGSDRWMFSSSAAELRQVIGERFGIAHLRRLDCSSSFYRPKNRKAGQPPRIHPVAVCLRDTKDCVKQLSRLPVYPDADTGSVEGLRTLGEVAKVRLGPWLGPHGIFVVGPDVAATLPPEVLVPVVDTDNIKGGVYSPPSKFAIRTIPGEEPCSAVMAHLDAHLHRMPKSKQRTEKRWLPPETFARVDLSQPTLLVPRIASTLRPVRIPAGVLAIDHGISIVAAGEATLDELEEELRRPEAESWIRARAPRLENNYWSVTTTLLRQLPVSL, encoded by the coding sequence ATGGAACTCTTTGCGCGCGACGAATTGGAAGAAGCGATCGAGACGCTTCACATCGCCACCGCGTTCTTCACCGTTGACCCTGTCGTCGATGAACTGCTCTCAATGGTGGATTGGCCCAATGGCGGCAAGCGGCTGGTCGAGTCGTCCGCAGGAGATGGGGCCTTCCTCGCAGCAGCTCTTCGCAAGCTCCTGGCCGCGCGCCCCGAGGTGCGGGACAACGAGATCTCCGTGCTCATGCGGGGCTACGAAATTCATCAGGCCACGGCCTATGAGGCGCGCGGCCGGCTGGAGCAGATCCTGGTCGACCACGGGCGAAGCCGTTCGGCTGCCCGGGCAGTAGCTCACGACGTCGTGATTCATGGCGACTTCGTCAAAGACTGCCCCGACGGCCCTCAATGGGATTGTTCGATAGGGAATCCACCGTTTTGGCGCATGGCCCACGTCCCGGATGTCTTGCGCTCGGTGTACGAACGTACATTGCCCAGCTACTCGCTGGCAGACCTGCTGCACGGCTTCATCGCCAAGTGCGCTGCGACGCTGAAACATGGCGGCGAACTCGCCTTTGTCGGCTCGGACCGCTGGATGTTCAGCTCGTCGGCCGCCGAGCTTCGGCAGGTGATCGGTGAACGCTTCGGCATTGCGCACCTGCGCCGACTGGACTGTTCCTCGTCCTTCTACAGGCCCAAGAATCGAAAAGCAGGCCAGCCGCCCAGAATTCATCCGGTGGCAGTCTGCCTTCGTGACACCAAAGACTGCGTGAAGCAGCTCAGTCGCCTTCCCGTGTACCCGGACGCTGACACAGGCTCGGTCGAAGGGCTGCGGACGCTCGGGGAGGTGGCCAAGGTGCGGCTAGGACCCTGGCTCGGGCCGCACGGCATCTTCGTGGTGGGGCCGGATGTTGCGGCGACGCTGCCGCCCGAGGTGCTGGTCCCTGTGGTGGACACGGACAACATCAAGGGAGGCGTTTACAGCCCACCCTCAAAGTTCGCCATCAGAACGATTCCGGGAGAGGAGCCTTGCTCAGCCGTGATGGCCCACCTCGACGCCCATCTCCATCGGATGCCCAAGAGCAAACAGCGCACTGAGAAGCGCTGGCTGCCCCCCGAGACGTTCGCACGGGTGGATTTGTCTCAGCCGACGTTGCTCGTGCCGCGGATCGCGTCCACGTTGCGGCCGGTTCGGATTCCTGCCGGCGTTCTTGCAATCGATCACGGGATCAGCATCGTGGCCGCGGGTGAGGCAACGCTGGACGAGCTCGAAGAAGAGCTGCGAAGGCCGGAAGCCGAGTCTTGGATTCGTGCCCGGGCTCCCAGACTCGAAAACAACTACTGGTCTGTTACGACCACATTGCTCCGGCAGCTGCCGGTTTCTCTCTGA
- a CDS encoding DNA methyltransferase — MHQMNLFDGVVASYMDGAPRTNEQLYRDLIETGCVSEGDLAKKVPVGQAGVMFSLVKRRVRWYQQELRRLNVIERVPEKRGSWRLADRDKKDLTKAPPGVVMLGFSSDLGVALWGSCQDVFGSLTENIAVCLTSPPYPLRKPRAYGNPAETEWVDWMCRALEPIVKRLLPGGSIALVLSNDLFEKGQPSRSLYRERFTIEMSRRFSMSLMDTVIWANNSKAPGPCQWASLQRMQLNTGYEPVLIFCNDPLKSFADNRRVLEPHTETHRRLIASGGEHRARVNSDGAYRVKVGAYGTPTAGRIPKNVLHMGHSCADQLRMRKLARSAGLPVHGATFPLALAMFLVRYLSRPGDLVVDPFGGTMTTAKACEMLGRLWLSCELMAEYVMAGRFRFEGHAD; from the coding sequence ATGCACCAGATGAATCTTTTCGATGGTGTCGTGGCGTCCTATATGGATGGCGCGCCGCGCACCAACGAGCAGCTCTACCGAGACCTCATCGAGACGGGTTGTGTCAGCGAGGGAGATCTCGCAAAGAAGGTGCCGGTGGGGCAGGCGGGGGTGATGTTTAGCCTGGTCAAGCGGCGGGTGCGGTGGTATCAGCAGGAGCTTCGCCGACTGAACGTGATCGAACGCGTGCCGGAGAAGAGAGGGTCATGGAGACTGGCGGATCGAGACAAGAAGGATTTGACTAAAGCACCTCCGGGCGTCGTCATGCTCGGCTTCTCTTCCGACCTCGGTGTTGCTCTATGGGGTTCTTGCCAGGATGTGTTTGGATCGTTGACCGAGAACATCGCTGTTTGTCTCACCTCACCGCCATACCCGCTGCGTAAGCCGCGCGCGTACGGAAATCCGGCTGAGACGGAGTGGGTCGACTGGATGTGTCGGGCCCTCGAACCCATCGTGAAAAGGCTCTTGCCGGGCGGCTCGATCGCTCTGGTGCTCAGCAACGATTTGTTCGAGAAGGGCCAACCATCACGCTCTCTGTATCGCGAACGCTTCACCATCGAAATGTCGAGAAGGTTCTCGATGTCGTTGATGGACACCGTGATTTGGGCCAACAACTCGAAGGCCCCGGGGCCGTGCCAGTGGGCCTCCCTCCAGCGGATGCAGCTCAACACGGGATACGAGCCTGTGCTGATCTTCTGCAACGACCCGCTGAAGTCGTTCGCTGACAACCGCCGTGTACTTGAGCCACACACCGAGACGCACAGACGGCTCATCGCATCTGGTGGTGAGCACCGAGCGCGCGTGAATTCAGATGGTGCCTACAGGGTCAAGGTGGGTGCCTATGGGACGCCAACAGCCGGCCGCATTCCAAAGAATGTCCTGCACATGGGCCACTCTTGCGCGGACCAGCTCCGCATGCGCAAGCTGGCGCGCTCGGCTGGTCTGCCAGTGCACGGCGCCACCTTCCCCTTGGCGCTCGCCATGTTCCTAGTTCGCTATCTGTCCCGGCCAGGCGACCTGGTGGTCGACCCCTTCGGGGGAACCATGACGACTGCGAAAGCTTGCGAGATGCTAGGGCGCCTTTGGCTGTCCTGTGAGCTGATGGCGGAGTACGTGATGGCTGGACGGTTCAGATTTGAGGGGCACGCGGATTGA